The Desulfosporosinus acidiphilus SJ4 genome has a window encoding:
- the fusA gene encoding elongation factor G codes for MKTYDTEHLRNICLVGHGGVGKSSLSETFLFNSGVINRIGKITEGNTVSDFLPEEIKHKVSISTSLIPIEWQGVKVNVLDTPGYSDFFGEVMSALRVVECGVVVLNGVSGLEVQAEITWEAMNEKKLPRVVFINKLDRENANFNKVLEQLKETYPDARFAPLQIPVGLEAGFHGIIDIIKNEMYDYETNGSGKFLVQAVPEEYQNDSARLREQLAEAVAEANDDILTKYLEGETLTTDDLQTALRLGLKQNLVIPVLCGSAFKNIGVNQLLNFITNSFPSPEVLPQKAALVFKTLADPYVGKMSFFRVYGGKFNAETMVYNSNRDVEEKIGQPFYLRGKTQEPVALVSAGDIAVVAKLQEVKTGDTLCSKENPIQLVGIDFPVPTLAMAVEPKSKGDEDKLGNSLLRLAEEDPTLKLTKNLETKELLLTGLGEMHLDILQEKLSRKFGVAVTIKVPRVPYRETIRKAVKVEGKHKKQTGGHGQYGHVWINLEPLDGKDFEFTEAIFGGSVPKQYIPAVEKGIREAMTEGTMVGYPVTDIKVTLCDGSYHSVDSSEMAFKLAAIIAFRKGVELAKPVLLEPVVEVEVKVPEVFMGDVIGDLNTKRGKVLGMEACDKYQVIKAHVPQAEMMRYAIDLRALTQGRGSFTLKFLQYEEVPERISETLVNQLKAVQNH; via the coding sequence TTGAAGACTTATGACACGGAACATCTGCGAAATATCTGTTTGGTCGGCCACGGTGGAGTGGGAAAGTCTTCCCTGTCGGAAACTTTTCTGTTTAATTCAGGAGTGATCAACCGAATTGGCAAAATCACAGAGGGCAACACTGTCTCGGATTTTTTGCCGGAAGAAATTAAGCACAAAGTGTCGATTAGTACGAGTCTTATTCCTATCGAATGGCAAGGAGTAAAGGTCAACGTTCTGGATACTCCGGGATATTCCGATTTTTTTGGGGAGGTCATGAGCGCTCTGAGAGTTGTTGAGTGCGGTGTGGTCGTGCTCAATGGTGTATCCGGTCTGGAAGTGCAGGCGGAAATTACGTGGGAAGCGATGAATGAAAAGAAATTGCCGAGAGTTGTCTTTATCAACAAATTGGATCGTGAAAATGCTAATTTTAATAAAGTCTTGGAACAGCTTAAAGAGACATATCCGGATGCAAGGTTTGCTCCTCTGCAAATTCCAGTTGGACTTGAAGCTGGCTTCCATGGAATTATTGATATCATTAAAAATGAGATGTATGATTACGAGACCAATGGCAGCGGTAAGTTTCTTGTGCAAGCAGTTCCGGAAGAGTATCAAAATGATAGTGCCCGTTTACGGGAACAATTAGCAGAAGCTGTTGCCGAAGCTAATGATGACATACTGACGAAATACCTTGAAGGGGAAACATTAACAACTGATGATTTACAAACAGCGTTGCGTTTAGGCTTAAAGCAAAACCTGGTGATTCCGGTGCTTTGCGGTTCGGCGTTTAAAAATATTGGAGTCAATCAGCTTCTGAATTTCATAACCAATTCATTTCCTTCCCCTGAGGTTTTGCCGCAAAAAGCCGCTTTAGTTTTTAAGACTCTTGCTGATCCTTACGTCGGCAAAATGTCCTTTTTCCGGGTCTATGGGGGAAAATTCAACGCTGAAACAATGGTATATAATTCAAACCGCGATGTTGAAGAAAAAATTGGTCAGCCCTTTTATTTAAGAGGAAAAACACAGGAGCCGGTGGCTTTGGTTTCTGCCGGTGATATTGCGGTGGTAGCCAAACTACAAGAAGTAAAAACAGGGGATACCTTATGCAGCAAAGAGAACCCAATCCAATTAGTCGGTATCGATTTTCCGGTTCCGACACTGGCGATGGCTGTTGAACCTAAGAGCAAGGGCGATGAAGATAAACTTGGCAATTCTTTATTACGCTTAGCAGAAGAAGATCCTACCCTTAAACTTACTAAAAACTTGGAAACCAAGGAATTATTATTAACCGGTTTAGGTGAGATGCATCTTGATATTCTTCAGGAAAAGTTAAGTCGAAAATTTGGAGTTGCAGTAACAATAAAAGTACCGCGGGTTCCCTATCGTGAGACCATTCGGAAGGCCGTGAAAGTCGAAGGGAAACACAAAAAGCAAACCGGCGGTCATGGTCAATATGGTCATGTCTGGATAAATTTAGAGCCTTTAGACGGGAAAGACTTTGAATTTACTGAAGCGATTTTTGGCGGTTCAGTCCCTAAACAATATATTCCCGCGGTGGAAAAAGGAATTCGTGAAGCCATGACCGAAGGTACTATGGTGGGATATCCAGTGACTGATATTAAAGTTACTCTTTGTGATGGTTCTTATCATTCCGTTGACTCGTCGGAAATGGCCTTTAAACTTGCTGCTATCATTGCATTTCGCAAGGGAGTCGAGTTGGCCAAACCGGTCTTGCTGGAACCGGTGGTAGAAGTGGAAGTAAAGGTACCCGAAGTCTTTATGGGCGATGTAATAGGAGATCTTAACACCAAAAGAGGTAAGGTATTG